The following proteins come from a genomic window of Aphelocoma coerulescens isolate FSJ_1873_10779 chromosome 18, UR_Acoe_1.0, whole genome shotgun sequence:
- the CRLF3 gene encoding cytokine receptor-like factor 3 isoform X2 → MEIKESATLTRDVLEQHFSDLKGTLKKLLDERLMSLLQEVDVIEQESIKPLDECQKLIEHGVSTADDLLREGESAVDGDVGTQNEKLCNFTKKALHIQLDSLPEVPSLVDVPCLSAQLDDCLLTILKNQIFRHGTVASRPPVQLEEFVEKPGGILVRWCKVDDDFIPQDYRLQYRKSTASHFEDVYVGSDTEFIVLHIDPNVDYQFRVCARGDGRQEWSPWSVPQIGRTTLVPHEWTTGLEGYSLSSRRNIALRNDSQSCGVLYSKAPTYFCGQTLTFRIETVGQPDRRDSLGVCVEQRNGYDSLQRDKAVCISTNGAVFVNGKEMTNQLPAVTSGSTVTFDMEVVQLGPCSNEGGNFKLRVTISSNNREVVFDWVLDQCCGSLYFGCSFSYPGWKVLVF, encoded by the exons ATGGAG ATCAAGGAAAGTGCAACATTGACCAGAGATGTGCTTGAGCAGCATTTTAGCGATTTGAAAGGGACCCTAAAGAAGCTTCTGGATGAGCGACTGATGTCCCTACTGCAGGAAGTGGATGTCATAGAGCAAGAGAGCATCAAGCCCCTGGATGAGTGCCAGAAGCTGATAGAGCACGGAGTCAGCACGGCTGATGATCTGCTCCGGGAAG GAGAGAGTGCAGTCGATGGAGATGTGGGAACACAGAATGAGAAACTTTGCAACTTTACAAAAAAAGCTTTACATATTCAGCTAGATAG CTTACCAGAAGTGCCCTCCTTGGTTGATGTGCCTTGTTTATCTGCCCAGCTGGATGACTGCCTCCTTACTATATTGAAAAATCAAATATTCAGACATGGAACTGTGGCATCTCGCCCACCTGTACAGCTGGAGGAATTTGTGGAAAAGCCTGGAGGTATTTTAGTCCGATGGTGTAAG GTGGATGATGATTTCATACCCCAGGACTACCGGCTGCAGTACCGCAAGAGCACTGCCAGCCACTTTGAGGATGTGTATGTGGGCTCGGACACAGAGTTCATAGTGCTGCACATCGATCCCAACGTGGATTACCAGTTCCGGGTGTGCGCGCGCGGGGACGGGCGGCAGGAGTGGAGCCCCTGGAGTGTCCCCCAGATTGGCCGCACCACGCTGGTCCCCCACG aaTGGACAACTGGTCTGGAGGGTTACAGCTTGAGCAGCCGAAGAAACATAGCACTTCGGAATGATTCTCAATCGTGTGGTGTGCTCTACTCCAAAGCTCCTACTTATTTCTGTGGGCAAACATTAACATTCAG AATTGAGACCGTGGGCCAGCCAGACCGACGGGACAGCCTGGGAGTGTGCGTGGAGCAGCGGAATGGCTACGACTCCCTGCAGCGGGACAAAGCTGTGTGCATCAGCACAAATG GGGCAGTATTtgtaaatggaaaagaaatgacAAACCAGCTGCCTGCTGTTACTTCTGGCTCGACTGTGACATTTGACATGGAAGTTGTGCAGTTGGGACCCTGCAGCAACGAGGGAGGAAACTTCAAGCTTCGAGTAACCATCAGCTCTAACAACAGAGAAGTGGTCTTTGACTGGGTACTTGATCAATGCTGTGGCTCTTTGTATTTTGGATGTTCATTTTCATACCCAGGCTGGAAGGTTTTGGTGTTTTAG
- the CRLF3 gene encoding cytokine receptor-like factor 3 isoform X1 codes for MEAAAAEAEVRLLLQEARESIEAARSYRRELQQRLRGLHQAREQIKESATLTRDVLEQHFSDLKGTLKKLLDERLMSLLQEVDVIEQESIKPLDECQKLIEHGVSTADDLLREGESAVDGDVGTQNEKLCNFTKKALHIQLDSLPEVPSLVDVPCLSAQLDDCLLTILKNQIFRHGTVASRPPVQLEEFVEKPGGILVRWCKVDDDFIPQDYRLQYRKSTASHFEDVYVGSDTEFIVLHIDPNVDYQFRVCARGDGRQEWSPWSVPQIGRTTLVPHEWTTGLEGYSLSSRRNIALRNDSQSCGVLYSKAPTYFCGQTLTFRIETVGQPDRRDSLGVCVEQRNGYDSLQRDKAVCISTNGAVFVNGKEMTNQLPAVTSGSTVTFDMEVVQLGPCSNEGGNFKLRVTISSNNREVVFDWVLDQCCGSLYFGCSFSYPGWKVLVF; via the exons ATCAAGGAAAGTGCAACATTGACCAGAGATGTGCTTGAGCAGCATTTTAGCGATTTGAAAGGGACCCTAAAGAAGCTTCTGGATGAGCGACTGATGTCCCTACTGCAGGAAGTGGATGTCATAGAGCAAGAGAGCATCAAGCCCCTGGATGAGTGCCAGAAGCTGATAGAGCACGGAGTCAGCACGGCTGATGATCTGCTCCGGGAAG GAGAGAGTGCAGTCGATGGAGATGTGGGAACACAGAATGAGAAACTTTGCAACTTTACAAAAAAAGCTTTACATATTCAGCTAGATAG CTTACCAGAAGTGCCCTCCTTGGTTGATGTGCCTTGTTTATCTGCCCAGCTGGATGACTGCCTCCTTACTATATTGAAAAATCAAATATTCAGACATGGAACTGTGGCATCTCGCCCACCTGTACAGCTGGAGGAATTTGTGGAAAAGCCTGGAGGTATTTTAGTCCGATGGTGTAAG GTGGATGATGATTTCATACCCCAGGACTACCGGCTGCAGTACCGCAAGAGCACTGCCAGCCACTTTGAGGATGTGTATGTGGGCTCGGACACAGAGTTCATAGTGCTGCACATCGATCCCAACGTGGATTACCAGTTCCGGGTGTGCGCGCGCGGGGACGGGCGGCAGGAGTGGAGCCCCTGGAGTGTCCCCCAGATTGGCCGCACCACGCTGGTCCCCCACG aaTGGACAACTGGTCTGGAGGGTTACAGCTTGAGCAGCCGAAGAAACATAGCACTTCGGAATGATTCTCAATCGTGTGGTGTGCTCTACTCCAAAGCTCCTACTTATTTCTGTGGGCAAACATTAACATTCAG AATTGAGACCGTGGGCCAGCCAGACCGACGGGACAGCCTGGGAGTGTGCGTGGAGCAGCGGAATGGCTACGACTCCCTGCAGCGGGACAAAGCTGTGTGCATCAGCACAAATG GGGCAGTATTtgtaaatggaaaagaaatgacAAACCAGCTGCCTGCTGTTACTTCTGGCTCGACTGTGACATTTGACATGGAAGTTGTGCAGTTGGGACCCTGCAGCAACGAGGGAGGAAACTTCAAGCTTCGAGTAACCATCAGCTCTAACAACAGAGAAGTGGTCTTTGACTGGGTACTTGATCAATGCTGTGGCTCTTTGTATTTTGGATGTTCATTTTCATACCCAGGCTGGAAGGTTTTGGTGTTTTAG
- the CRLF3 gene encoding cytokine receptor-like factor 3 isoform X3 has product MSLLQEVDVIEQESIKPLDECQKLIEHGVSTADDLLREGESAVDGDVGTQNEKLCNFTKKALHIQLDSLPEVPSLVDVPCLSAQLDDCLLTILKNQIFRHGTVASRPPVQLEEFVEKPGGILVRWCKVDDDFIPQDYRLQYRKSTASHFEDVYVGSDTEFIVLHIDPNVDYQFRVCARGDGRQEWSPWSVPQIGRTTLVPHEWTTGLEGYSLSSRRNIALRNDSQSCGVLYSKAPTYFCGQTLTFRIETVGQPDRRDSLGVCVEQRNGYDSLQRDKAVCISTNGAVFVNGKEMTNQLPAVTSGSTVTFDMEVVQLGPCSNEGGNFKLRVTISSNNREVVFDWVLDQCCGSLYFGCSFSYPGWKVLVF; this is encoded by the exons ATGTCCCTACTGCAGGAAGTGGATGTCATAGAGCAAGAGAGCATCAAGCCCCTGGATGAGTGCCAGAAGCTGATAGAGCACGGAGTCAGCACGGCTGATGATCTGCTCCGGGAAG GAGAGAGTGCAGTCGATGGAGATGTGGGAACACAGAATGAGAAACTTTGCAACTTTACAAAAAAAGCTTTACATATTCAGCTAGATAG CTTACCAGAAGTGCCCTCCTTGGTTGATGTGCCTTGTTTATCTGCCCAGCTGGATGACTGCCTCCTTACTATATTGAAAAATCAAATATTCAGACATGGAACTGTGGCATCTCGCCCACCTGTACAGCTGGAGGAATTTGTGGAAAAGCCTGGAGGTATTTTAGTCCGATGGTGTAAG GTGGATGATGATTTCATACCCCAGGACTACCGGCTGCAGTACCGCAAGAGCACTGCCAGCCACTTTGAGGATGTGTATGTGGGCTCGGACACAGAGTTCATAGTGCTGCACATCGATCCCAACGTGGATTACCAGTTCCGGGTGTGCGCGCGCGGGGACGGGCGGCAGGAGTGGAGCCCCTGGAGTGTCCCCCAGATTGGCCGCACCACGCTGGTCCCCCACG aaTGGACAACTGGTCTGGAGGGTTACAGCTTGAGCAGCCGAAGAAACATAGCACTTCGGAATGATTCTCAATCGTGTGGTGTGCTCTACTCCAAAGCTCCTACTTATTTCTGTGGGCAAACATTAACATTCAG AATTGAGACCGTGGGCCAGCCAGACCGACGGGACAGCCTGGGAGTGTGCGTGGAGCAGCGGAATGGCTACGACTCCCTGCAGCGGGACAAAGCTGTGTGCATCAGCACAAATG GGGCAGTATTtgtaaatggaaaagaaatgacAAACCAGCTGCCTGCTGTTACTTCTGGCTCGACTGTGACATTTGACATGGAAGTTGTGCAGTTGGGACCCTGCAGCAACGAGGGAGGAAACTTCAAGCTTCGAGTAACCATCAGCTCTAACAACAGAGAAGTGGTCTTTGACTGGGTACTTGATCAATGCTGTGGCTCTTTGTATTTTGGATGTTCATTTTCATACCCAGGCTGGAAGGTTTTGGTGTTTTAG